A window from Exiguobacterium marinum DSM 16307 encodes these proteins:
- the glgD gene encoding glucose-1-phosphate adenylyltransferase subunit GlgD: MLLNHMKTSKAEPSSNNGFETSKEIRKEALLLTNDLLGVINLGTEQGLFPEFTGHRNLAAVPFSGRYRLIDFTLTNMITQNISQVGIFTLDKYRSLMDHLGSGKEWDLDRSQGGLHIFPPALKPDGEAYLGDLANFSIHREHFIRSKQPYVVITGSNVLTTIDYNDMLEHHKSIGADITLAYTTHEQKCGYCRPIRLGENDRVVGVSERGFSPDDEYSYTETIIMSKNLFMRLVDEATSKGEYDLLDGVIRPQLHRLHVHGYHYVGKMQVIHSVLSYYNESMRLLRGEGIIYDFPHIYTKIKHEPPTRYLKGSKVNEALVANGCKIHGEVQNSILFRGVQVSKHARVKNSIISSKSIIEEGAVVENAILDKEVVVKRGQVIRGTIDEPIVIAKRTVV, encoded by the coding sequence TTGTTATTGAACCACATGAAAACATCGAAAGCGGAACCGTCTTCAAACAACGGGTTTGAAACAAGTAAAGAGATACGCAAGGAGGCGTTACTGTTGACGAACGATTTATTAGGGGTCATTAACTTAGGAACGGAACAAGGATTGTTTCCAGAATTTACAGGACATCGCAATTTAGCAGCAGTCCCTTTTTCAGGACGATATCGCCTGATTGATTTCACGTTGACGAATATGATTACGCAAAATATTAGTCAAGTCGGGATTTTTACATTAGATAAGTATCGCTCCTTGATGGACCACCTCGGATCAGGAAAAGAGTGGGACTTAGATCGCTCTCAAGGTGGGCTTCACATCTTCCCTCCGGCATTAAAACCAGACGGTGAAGCGTATCTTGGGGATTTGGCAAACTTTTCGATACACCGTGAACATTTCATTCGCAGCAAGCAACCGTATGTAGTTATTACAGGGTCGAACGTGCTGACGACGATTGACTATAACGACATGCTCGAACATCACAAATCGATTGGTGCGGATATCACACTTGCTTATACAACACATGAGCAGAAATGTGGTTACTGTCGCCCGATTCGTCTCGGTGAGAACGATCGTGTCGTCGGCGTGTCAGAACGAGGATTTTCACCAGATGATGAGTATTCATATACAGAGACAATTATTATGTCAAAGAATCTCTTCATGCGGCTCGTTGACGAAGCGACGTCTAAAGGTGAATATGATTTATTAGATGGCGTCATTCGTCCACAACTCCACCGTTTACACGTTCACGGTTATCATTATGTCGGGAAAATGCAAGTCATTCATTCTGTACTTTCTTATTATAATGAAAGTATGCGATTGCTCCGTGGAGAAGGGATTATTTACGATTTCCCGCACATTTATACGAAAATCAAGCACGAACCACCTACTCGTTACTTGAAAGGTTCGAAAGTGAATGAAGCACTCGTGGCGAACGGATGTAAAATTCATGGGGAAGTTCAAAACAGTATTCTCTTCCGTGGTGTTCAAGTAAGTAAGCATGCTCGCGTCAAGAATTCTATCATTTCGTCGAAGTCGATCATTGAAGAAGGGGCTGTTGTCGAAAATGCGATCCTTGATAAAGAAGTGGTCGTAAAACGAGGACAGGTCATTCGGGGTACAATCGACGAACCGATTGTCATCGCAAAACGAACAGTGGTGTGA